A genomic segment from Paenibacillus sp. FSL K6-1096 encodes:
- a CDS encoding GGDEF domain-containing protein, which translates to MSPTHVWIPVVFYWLPMLIFFYMGLDVLLRNPKKTEHRLVSATILCYFLMFLEEYFRYMLPMEYSPLLAAVWFSNVGVLIPGLGFHLIARLIGLHKRMRRPWYPYLFHILALAIPAGLISQRSYTSVQMFTVSGVWKWPVANGAYYGTMTASLLLSFIPIAMLRSARKWSAADPAYQKHDGIFKLLEYGSWVTFLWVAVFGYFRFSEVLPPYAYIYGGLIWCFVLRLSMQRYEFLNHAGQRYKKMFQINSQAALLVSLNGDIKEANLSAEKMFGQLVPGKANLTGLGGGEIVAKLKAQDDIGELEMVLHSGDSVIEAMINGDYVTVDHELYAVLLIRDIRLRNQHLRQIAFMAYHDPLTGLPNRRQFYDKLEEALAEAGRTGGELAILLLDLDRFKQVNDRWGHEAGDQMLCKVAGMIHQLVQPDGLAARFGGDEFVMFCPVGREGHTAAELERRLQAAAAQATLDYEGEVLKIDMSAGLSLYPQDGSAPDALLRQADKRMYEIKRGFTEGNHEI; encoded by the coding sequence ATGAGCCCGACCCATGTGTGGATTCCCGTCGTATTCTATTGGCTGCCGATGCTCATTTTTTTCTACATGGGGCTTGATGTGCTGCTGCGCAATCCTAAGAAGACTGAACACCGTCTGGTGAGCGCTACTATACTGTGTTATTTCCTGATGTTCCTGGAGGAGTACTTCCGGTATATGCTGCCAATGGAATATAGCCCGCTGCTGGCAGCGGTGTGGTTCTCGAATGTGGGGGTTCTGATTCCGGGACTTGGATTCCACCTGATCGCCCGGTTGATCGGCCTGCATAAGCGGATGCGGCGGCCCTGGTATCCGTATCTGTTCCATATCCTGGCGCTGGCGATTCCGGCCGGGCTGATCAGCCAGCGGTCCTATACCTCTGTACAGATGTTCACCGTAAGCGGAGTCTGGAAATGGCCAGTGGCGAATGGGGCTTACTACGGGACTATGACGGCCAGCCTGCTGCTGAGCTTCATCCCGATTGCCATGCTGCGCAGCGCGCGCAAGTGGAGCGCGGCCGATCCTGCCTACCAGAAGCATGACGGCATCTTCAAGCTGCTGGAGTACGGCTCCTGGGTGACGTTCCTCTGGGTAGCGGTGTTCGGTTATTTTCGCTTCAGTGAAGTGTTGCCGCCCTATGCGTATATTTATGGAGGGCTGATCTGGTGTTTCGTCCTGCGGCTGTCCATGCAGCGGTATGAGTTCCTTAATCATGCAGGGCAGCGTTACAAAAAGATGTTCCAGATCAATTCGCAGGCGGCTCTGCTCGTCTCCCTGAACGGAGACATTAAGGAGGCGAACCTGAGCGCGGAGAAGATGTTCGGGCAACTGGTTCCCGGGAAAGCCAACCTTACCGGTCTGGGGGGTGGAGAGATTGTAGCGAAGCTTAAGGCACAGGACGATATCGGTGAGCTGGAGATGGTCCTGCACAGCGGCGACAGCGTAATTGAGGCCATGATTAACGGGGATTATGTGACCGTAGATCATGAGCTATATGCTGTTCTGCTCATCCGCGACATCCGGCTGCGGAATCAGCATCTGCGGCAGATCGCCTTCATGGCCTACCATGATCCGCTTACCGGGCTGCCGAACCGCAGGCAGTTCTATGACAAGCTGGAGGAGGCGCTGGCAGAAGCCGGGCGGACCGGCGGAGAGCTGGCAATTCTGCTGCTGGATCTCGACCGGTTCAAGCAGGTCAACGACCGCTGGGGCCATGAGGCCGGAGACCAGATGTTATGCAAGGTAGCAGGCATGATCCATCAGCTGGTCCAGCCTGACGGGCTGGCGGCCCGCTTCGGCGGCGATGAATTCGTCATGTTCTGCCCGGTGGGGCGGGAGGGGCATACGGCCGCAGAGCTGGAGCGCAGGCTGCAGGCAGCGGCTGCCCAGGCCACGCTGGATTATGAGGGCGAAGTGCTGAAGATCGACATGAGCGCCGGCCTCAGCCTGTACCCGCAGGACGGATCGGCCCCGGACGCGCTGCTGCGCCAGGCGGATAAGCGGATGTACGAGATCAAGCGGGGTTTTACGGAGGGGAATCACGAGATATGA
- a CDS encoding RNA polymerase sigma factor encodes MKQLEQEQLWLQQCRDGEQDAFYQLVKPYLDRAYSTARAILNSPHYAEDAVQNAMLEAYRAIMSGKEIRSFRSWFNRLVAMRALDLARARSRRFRQTEVLGDHEEPGDEREQPLDAVLKKEEQSRLLAQVMSLDMRHRSVIVLYYYQEMSVEEIADVLGVKAGTVKSRLYNARLKLMSLNESINPKKVIFDV; translated from the coding sequence ATGAAGCAGTTGGAACAGGAGCAATTATGGCTGCAGCAGTGCCGGGATGGGGAGCAGGATGCATTCTATCAGCTGGTAAAGCCTTATCTGGACCGGGCATACAGCACGGCCAGGGCGATTCTGAACTCCCCGCACTATGCAGAGGATGCCGTCCAGAATGCGATGCTGGAAGCCTATAGAGCCATTATGAGCGGCAAAGAAATCCGCAGCTTCCGAAGCTGGTTCAACCGGCTGGTTGCGATGCGGGCGTTGGATCTGGCCAGAGCACGCTCCAGGCGGTTCAGACAGACAGAAGTGCTGGGGGATCATGAGGAGCCGGGGGATGAGCGGGAACAGCCTTTGGATGCGGTTTTGAAGAAAGAAGAGCAATCCCGGTTGCTGGCCCAGGTCATGTCACTGGATATGCGCCACCGTTCAGTGATTGTGTTGTATTACTATCAGGAAATGTCCGTAGAGGAGATTGCGGATGTGCTGGGCGTCAAGGCCGGGACCGTGAAATCCAGATTGTATAACGCGCGCTTGAAGCTGATGAGTCTGAATGAATCCATTAATCCGAAGAAGGTGATTTTCGATGTCTAA